The Melanotaenia boesemani isolate fMelBoe1 chromosome 12, fMelBoe1.pri, whole genome shotgun sequence genome contains the following window.
aacatcttttccccACCAggggatgtgtctttccacatggttgtttaagaaataagaagctactcattgcatcaccTGGGGTTTATATAatttgttgccagctgaaaaaTAATCAGCTGGCAATAATTTTTGCTTACACTGGAGcgaaaatgaaacagaaatatttttttatcaccTTTGAACAAACTGAAGATCAAACAGTTGATTATGTTGATAGGAAATTTCTTTGACTATATATATTTCtatctaaatatatatttttgagtatatatatatatatatatatatatataatttatttatttatttacttggcACATCTGCATCCTCATGCTGAGACCCAAGTGATCTGGCTTTGCTCTCCTACtcatgaaaaaacatttaataagtaAATGGAAAGGACAATAAGGCTGATCCTTCCATACAATCTGTGCCCAGGGCACATTAAAAGATTCGTTTATTTGTCCATGGCCgtgtatttttgtgtatgtgaGAGAGAGCAGGACTCTGCGGATACTGATCTGTCTCTGTAATGTCTTAATTCAACCACAGCACGGCGCTACAACATAACACAACCACCCGCCTCCGCGTGAATAACAGAGTCTTTTCTACGCTCGTTGGTTGTGAGCAGGAGAAGAAACACGGCAACATCAGACGCCGGTTGTCACAAAGAAGACAGGCAGGAAGTATTGTTAGTGGCAGTAACGATGGAGGAGTATAACTCTGGAGAtgatgtaaatttattttaatcatttatcaGACTGGTTCAGAGTCGGTACTTTACATCTGTGTCGGTTAAACCAGTTAGCGGTTAGCTTAGCTAGTTAGCAGACAtttagctgttagcttagcaaGATAAGTAAGCGTTTAACCAGAGTGTGATCTTTAAGTGGTTGAtgttatatacatatatatatataaaacatgttgatgttatatatatatactgagaATAATGAACTGAGAGCCATATTTGCCACACAGTAATCGTAACATCGACTAAACGTACTTGCTAATGAATGAATTGACAAatcactgatgtattttatAACCCATTTACTCTTCAAAAGCAGCTATTTATAAACTGGAATATGTAACATTTTTAGATGtatgttttagtttaaaatgtctTGTAGTTtagggttaggttaggttaggttagggaTCGATTATCTAGCATATGACATTTTGCAATATGTTATCCTTAGACTTATTTGAAGAACGTATTTGAAGAAACTGTGTGTTTCTCTGGGTATTAATTAGGTGTAAAGGAGTAATCATAACATTTCAATCTAGATTTGTCAACAATCAATTAAAATAGatattgtttttgtctttgtgggATTTATTACTGATAGAGTAGTCAGAGGAATATTTATAGTtcctttttcccccttttatttttaatgttaagttatgcttcttttattctgtaaagcactttgaatcaccctgtcctTGATTTGTGCTATAAAAATGAACTTGCCTTGCCTGTAGTGTTGTATTCTCAGACTGAGGGGAATTAACATTTGGCTTATGCAAACCAGTTTGAAAATGTGCTCTGTTTTGGATTTGATTGTTGTGGTAAAGTTGCTAAATTAAAACATCTATTGCTGTGCACTTTTTTATTAATACATAATGTTTtgcttcacataataaaaagaTGTTCTTCCCCATGCACAGAATAAGCAATAGATGACTATTTCCCAAAGTACCAGATAGAAATGGATTAAGGAAATGAGGAGAAAACCTTTGAATAAACTCTTTACAAGATCTCATAAATATACAGGAAGTGAACATTTGAAGCAGgagaaattaaactgaaaacatcAGACAAGTATGGCAGAAAGtattaaacagataaaagatTAAGCTAAGTCAACAAAGCCATGAAAATTAATATGTGTATTAAAATAGACATATTTCTGTGTAGCTTGACTTTTAACCTCAAAGTTGATGGGcagtgtgtgtatattttaCACCACGTGTGAGCTGTGCTGTAAACTAGTTTCTTTGTGCTTACTCTGCAGGTCCTCTTCAATACTGATGACAGCAGTGTCTTAGTGAAAGAGGTTATTTTCAATCCATTAAGCATTAACCACAAACTGGATTTGCTGTATCCATTTACATGACTTCCTGATTGTTTTGTCCTCAGTGTATTGAAGGTGTCATTGGTGGAACAGATTATAACCAGAGTAAAGTGAACCAATGGACGGCCAGTATAGTGGAGCACTCCCTGACTCACCTGGTGAAACAAGGACGGCCGTTTAAATACATCGGTAACCCATTTTTGGCAGGATGAAATcattatttgcatatttactCTTCACATACAGCAAAATAAATGTGGACTGCTTGTATGTGAAGATTGTGTGAGGTGTAATGTGTATAACAGTGATCTTTGTTGTCTTGCAGTGAACTGTACGATCATGCAGAAGAGTGGTGCCGGTCTTCACACAGCAAACTCCTGCTACTGGGACACTGCAACTGATGGTAAGCCATAACTTTCTAATAAGAGCTTGTATAAGTGGAAGTCAGCACCTGAACCTCAGGTAGTTTTTTGACAAGGGAAAATTCCCTTGTTACATTATGTCAgtgtagatcaggggtgcccatgttcggtcctcgagatctaccatcctgcaacttttagatgcaacccttctccaacacacctgaatcaaatgactgactcgttaccaggcctctgcaaagctgattgacatgcagatgacatccgatttaagtgtgttggagaagggttgcatctaaaagttgcaggatggtagatctcgaggaccgaacttgggcacccctggtgtaGATGCTTAAAAGAAGAGTGACAACTTTTACAATCCACCACACACACGATGCCTGAATTTCCTTGCTGTAGCAAGTGAAGATTTTACATAGATTTAATTTATGGCTCTTCATTTAAAGAGTATCAAAGGGTAATTGTAGCTTTCATCTCATGTAGAATTAGATGTAATTTCTCCTGattgttttgtatgtttcagGAAGCTGCACCGTCAGGTGGGAGAACCGCACCATGTACTGTGTGGTCAGTGTGTTTGCTGTTGCTGTGGCGCTGTGATGGAAACCCCGAGCTGCAGCCGCTCATCAACACATCGTCAGTCATAAAGCTGTGCTTGAAATGACATTGTGACAGAAAGCCACAAGTATCCTGTGATGAAGCCCTTCCAGTAGAAGCTGATTATTTCTCTCCAAAGGCAGGAACAGCAGGTGTGGTTCGtgcaaatgtttgtgtgtgtgtgttcactttTGTGTGGACTAAAGTCATGTTTAGAACTTCTGTTTAAAATGTACCTGACACACGTGGCATTCATATGTTCTTTGGTCCAGGCAGAGATTGTGAAGAAAGATCTGAGTATTTATAAATAACGTAACATTTCCATACATGTAAgacattattcatttttagccatgttAGCAGTAAAACTTTGATAAGGGTGCGTTGTTTCTTTGGTTCAGAAGAAGCTTctcatttatgtttttgatgtaacttttatgtaaaaaattCTAACCTGtcaagtttttttaatttatttattttattgacgACCAAATACCTGGAACAGTTATGATGTCCTCATCAGCCACAGTTGTACTTTGTGTTTACTTCTAAATATTAGCATACCAAATGTCAGAATAACAGCACATAAAGCTCAAAGCTTTTGAATACAttcccaaataaataaaatttccagCTTAGGAAGTATTTTACTGAAGtctaactgttttttttaaataaatgaacccTTTTCTGCTTGTTTAAAGAGTAACTATCAGTATTCATAAAAAGTTTGATAATTTATCTGTGTGGGGAGGACAGTGTGTATTTAGTAGCTTGGTTGTCATTTGACGATAAACATCGCCTCCATGTACTGTTTATCGGCAAAgttcaataaatacatttttatcagCTGTAGTTTAAGTGCAATTGTGCAttgattattataaattaaaggtggaaatggtttaaatatggcagggatctcaaactctgcTTCTTGAGGGCCaatgtcctgcagcttttagataaTTCCCTGCTTCAATACACTAGACTCACATTAACAAAttattgtgtagaacttgacaagctgatggatccatttaattttaattagagCTCAGAATAATCTACAACCTGCAGGAATGTGGCCTTTGGCTACCAGAGTCTGATAAAAAAGAATTGTTATCAACTTGCAATTTGGGTGATTGTCCACTAGAGGTCAGCACAAAACATGGAGTGGTGTGTAAAAGAAAGAATCCACACCATtttcacatataaatatatatttatttcaattttaacaTTGGACTTCATATTTTAAACACGTTTTTGTTGTGTATGAGACTCAGTATTTTTTTGGCATTAAATGTTGCTTATTTGTACAAACATTAGCATTCATATGATTTATGAGGCCATTGTTCCTCTGCAGATACATAGCAAAAAAGTagcaaaaaatacacaaacaaccAAAAGAAACGCACTAACATTCTCTCTCGCAcacataatttacattaaaggTGAGCAACTATATCTTGCATTTTCAGTTACACATAACCCATTTTTTGTGCAGTGTAAATATTCTAACTAACATATAGACAGAGCTGACAGACGTAACAGGCAAAAAAAGCTTTTCACGTCACTATGGCTGCTGCTCAACAATTGATTCGAAGACACTTAAAATTCTTTGTGTAAACGTGCAAAAAAACATTACGCTTCTTGGAAATGCCCGTGCTTCACAGTAACGTGTTTGGTGATGGAACAGGCTGTTCATCATGTAGAGATGAAACATTTCGTCAAGCACAAAAAGCACATCACAAAAGCAGCGTGTTAATTATAAAGCTCTTATTAAGGAGTCTAAAAAGCTGATTGCTTGCAGCTATTAAACTGGTGAGGGGGGTTAAATGAAGAGAAGACCTACCACGCCACCCCCCCCCTTCAGAATAACTTACACCTCATTTGAGGCATCTCGCATGCACACCTTCATGCCAAAAGTAAATATAATACAATCACTTTAAATGCATGGCTCCTTGTGATCAGTAATGCAGCATATGGTGGGGTTTGTGAGAGATTACTTGTATTAAAGGCTGCAGGATGGAAGGTTGACATGTAGGCTGATAAGACAGGTGAGCATCACCTCTGCAGCCAGGACAAGTGTGTCATGGCAGAGCTGAGATGGATTTATGACATCAAGCGAGTGTAAACTCAATTCACAAAGGGATCCACGTGGCACTTCGAAGTTTACAGAATGTATGAACAGTCTCTGCATGGCACGTCCAGCAGCTGCGCGGCTTTAAACGTTGCAGTGGCTGACGTCACCATTGAGTCCACCTCTCGTATTCACGTCCTCGTCATTAGGAATGTCATTGATTGTGTCATTGAGCACGTCATATGTTGTGTCATTAGGCATGCCATCTGTACTGTCACTGGCTGTGTCTTGGTTTTGGTTGTTGGCCGGATCTGTGCAAGTGGACTGCTCAAGCGCGGCCTTCCTCATCGGTCTGTTCTGAGGCGAAGCAGAATTGCACATGAGGCACAGGAGAGACGAGCAATCCCAAAGGCCCTGCGTCATGCTGGAGGAGAAGAGCTTCCGGCATGGATGACAGAACTGGTAGAAGACCAGCATGAAGAAGATAGCCATGGTGTACGCtaccagcagctgcaggaccagGAGTGGGGCACAGATAAACTTGTAGAAGTCTGTTTTATAGATGTACCACAGAAGAAGCAACGAGGCGTTCTCCACAAATCGCAACATGTAGTAAACAGCCATGCGATACCAGTTCTGGGACTTATTGATGAGGTCTGGGTCATTTAGTTTCACCTGCACGGCTGACCAGCAGAACATGTTGATGCCAGCATACAGGAAGGTGAGCAGGCACAGCACGATGGTGGTCCCCACCCTTGTGAGagttttttctatattttctggGAATGGCGAGTGGCTCTGCCAGAACAGGATCCAGGGGTAGAGGAAGAAAACAAGGAAGTTTAAGAAAACCACAGGCAGGACCCAGAGCTGCAGGACAGAgctgaacagaaccagaaccacaacacGAGTGGCGATCTCGAAGCTTCTCCACAGGAAAATGCACAAGTAAGCCATGGGCCGGATGTCCACCTCATAGTCATCGTACTTTATCTTAATGGCCAGGATGTTGCAGCGCAGCGCTCCATAAACGATGGACAGGAGGGAGATCACCATTAGTGTTCCTATTgcagaagaaaacacagaaaaatgaagacactgtttaaaaaacagGTACAGTATATATTAAGATTGTCAGCTGGCATCAAAGCAGAATTAGGATAATTTTTGtcccattttattttcttaaaaaatcttCCCTCACATATCTGGTCTGTTCTGATTATGTTTATACAGCATAAAGAATGATTTTAGgcattttcttatgttttaatttcatcTTAACATGGATTAAATTACTTTTCCACCTCACTGATCTACACTTTAGTATTTTGTTAAAGGTGacatttcttttgtgtgtgtgtgtgtgtgtgtgcatttagtGTAATGATCCCTCTAACTCATCCTGCAGAGTAAAGAATTGGGTCATTATGTGCTCCCTGTAGTGATGTTGAAAGAGTTCTGGGTGAAATAATGACCTGAACTCAACATAAGTCTTCCAAAGCCCCTCAAAATGTGTAATCTTCATGATGTCTCATTGGTTTAAACAATTTTGAACCTAAACATTCCTCACAATTACAAGGAAAGTGTAAACaccaacataaaacatgacGATTCTAACATGTACTGtcaattttatttcttatcagatggtgttttgtcattttatttatttatttatttattgaatttcaGGCCTGCAACATAAAGCTCCTGTaatgacatgttcaggatgactgATATGATTGGTGTCCTCAAACAACTTTCCAAgtatggatttttttaaactgacagCATTTAGTGTCAGGCTATTTTAACAGCCAATGTGAACAAGAAGTAATAGCAGTAAGCAAAAGCAACTTAATGTACATATAGTCTCCTGATTAGTTTTACTGAATGATTCAGGATCAATCATTAACGACTATGTAAGTCGTCACAATCAGACTAATTAATTCATTAAGGACACAGGCGCGGCAGCGGctactgaaatatttttataataatatttattttgaccTAATTTGAAGACCAGATGCCCCAGTTTGACTCTGTGTGAACGATTTCCTAAATGCCCCATTTAGGAATACTGATTCCTACACTAACATAGTGCTGCAGCCTGATCCCAGATCTGTACAAATTGGCAGACAGAATTACCATGTTCTACCCTCAACATCAGAGAGATTGCATAACAACACTTGACTTATGAAACAATATCCCCTTATTTCCATTATAGCACTGTACAACTCAGCCCACACTGTTGCACACTTGCGATAGACTCATAAATTTCACAAACAGTACAACTCCTACTCACCTCTGCCGATGGAGATGCCCTGCTGCAGGATGCAGATGTAGAGCTGCAGGGTGAGCTGGGGGGCTGATCCCAGGAAGGCTTGAATGACAGAGGTGCGGGCGAAGGCTGCTCGGTGTGTAAACAATTTTCCCTCCGCCTGCCCCACCTGCCGCTCCACTTCCTCAGACTGACCCCCGCGGGGCATCTGCTTCTTCCTTGTGATACTGACATAAGGCTCTTCCACTCGGCCCACACTGCCATAGATACAGAACGCCTCCAGACACCTGAAACAGCAGAAGAGAAGAGAACATGAAGGACTGGCAGCATCTCACTACTAAAGATATTTCCGACAGCTAGACTATTGCTGATGATGCTGGGGAAAATACAAAATAGAGCAACCATCTTCTACTGCATTACCAGGTTGACTTTGTAGGACAAATAGTCTGAATAGAAGCTACAAAATCTCCCTCTCTTCCACTAGATCATTTAGCAGGACTTGAAGATGTTCCTGAGAAAGATGGAAGCTCTCCAGTGCATTCAGTCAGCCCTGGGGCTTACTCTTGATGAGGTATGCCTGAAAACATGTCCTCTGGGAAGCATTCAGATGGCTCCTTCAATGGCTCCTTTTGATGCCAGGATTCTGGCTGCAAACCATCCCAGTGTCTGTCCTCTGCTCAATGAGGAAAATAggaccacatcatccacaaaaagaaagatggagTACTGAGCTGACTGAAGTGGAAACCCTCTCACCCAAAATGTTATTAAGAATCTATAACAAAGGCTACCACTGGCATATTCCAACACCCACCGGAAACTACTCTGacttactgccggcaatgcaaACCAAGCTCTTACTCTGGTTGTACTGAAACAAAATGGCCTGAGTTCCCCACAATCCCAAAGCAGCTCCCAAAGATCACCACGAGGGACacaaaatctaaatctaaaatgGAGTGAGGTGACATTTATTTAGCTCCTAACATAGTTTTgttactttgaaaaaaaactgtgctggaaaaaaaaaataaacaaaacaaaaaaattacagacAGACTTGAGACCCAAAACTGCATTTGTCTTATTAAAGATGAGGAGTTTATTGTTACTGTACAAATGTAATTATAGTATAAGGggcaaaattaaaagaaatggagcacttaaatagtaaaataaaaaaacaaatacacacaacaaCAAACTACTTACATTCACGCATTCTCACACTCCAACATCCAGTTGTAGTTGGTCAGCAACAGATCTCATACTTGTTCTTTAGCCAAATGATCTGACGTGTGTCTTTCAACTTGAAAGAGTTTATAAAAATGTGCTCCCTCATAAATTATTTAGAGCCGCTTTCAAGGCTGAGCAGCATTTCTGTTTACTTGTTTccttaaaaattttatttcatttgtgttGTTCATGATTACAAACCCTTGATTTAAAGCAGGTTTTtgtgagttttttatttttcttgttttcttggcAACTTTTTACTTATTGGTCATTCATAAAAAGAATAGTAAAATTTCCCAGAGGAAAAGGTTACATTCCCCAATGTTTATGTATTGATTCAAACTGAAActatgttaaatttaaaaacatacttttGCTTAACATTCCATTCAAATGACTgaatagtatttttttaaatgtaaattaagtttattatcattattaattgGTCTTAAAACTTTGAGCATTAGCTGAATATGAATAAAGATGCATTTGACAGTGTAAGTTGACAGTCTGAGAAATAATAGGTGCAGCAATCACAGTGAAATGTTGCAGCTATAAGTAGCTGCAGAAGCTTTCCCCCTCAATTTAAGCGACATCATTCACAAGCTCTGTGGAGAGGCAGGGATTTGCAAACATGATACTTGAACATGATACTAAAACACTTCAGTGTAGAATGCTTGCAATGGTCACAGTCAGCTAAGCAGCAGGATTTAACCCACAGCAGGGCTGAGGGACAAACTGTTTATCAGTTAAAATACTTTGGACCAACATGCAAGGGGAACTCATCACTGAACtattgaaaatgaataaacttaGATGAGTTTTACAGGGATAAATAAATCTCAATTAAGGGTGCAGCAgcaaagataaaatataaaaaaagactaatgtaaaaaaaaagaaagaaaattatacatGATGTATAAATAGACTAAACCAGCCTTGAGTTAACCAAGGCAGGTTGGCTGGACATGATTGGGAGAAATGCTgtcataaatgaaaaaattcaAGTTCTTTTATAAAGGTACAGCCTGTTTGAGTCTTGCTGGCAATGTGATATCCCACCATCTCCTAATAAAGGTACCAAGTCAACTGCTAAAATTCTGACTGGTTTCATGAACATTTCAGCGTTGTTCCCAACACCAAGTAAAAATCTAGCAGAACACCTTCAGAGTTTCTGCTAACGAACAAGATGATTGATGGCATTAACCATGAAGTTGCAACATCAACAAGAGTTTTTGTGATGCAGCCTCATCATACATTAGAATCTCACTGGAATGATCTGATGCATGAAGCAAAGTGAGCTCTTACCTGGTGACTGTTTTGAGTTCCTATCAAAGTGCCTCCTGACTGCGACTTTGTCTGTCTCCTGCTATAGGAGTAAGCGTGGTTTCCATATCTGCTGATATTGAACTGATCATCTGAAGGATGAGCTGAGCCTGGCTGTACAGCTGCATATGAAAATGATCATTACTATGTGACCTCTCACACAATGTCACTGTCACTTTGCTATAAATATTGATGAACAGCTCCTATAACTGGCAAGTGAAAATGATTCTCTGATGCGTCTCGCATTAATCACTTCACTAGTCTGCAACACTTCTCTTTACCATGTTAACCTCCTTtgttaactttatttacatacaaGCCTCAAATTCCACTGtcagaggaaataaaacattttaaacctcatttaaaaaggtagaaaaaaacCCAATCCAAATACGTTTGTTTGGTCAAATTACTAAGAAAGCCCTCAGCCCAACTAAATAGACAGATTAAAGTCCACTTATGTCAAATGTACACAAATAAGGAATGAAAACAGAGCTACTTGTTGAAAATAAATGACGAAAGTAAAAACAAGTAGAAAAGTGTTTTAGTGAAACAACCAGCTGTGTAATTTATGTTGTGACAGAATGATAAAATTTGCTTAAGTCTTGTTGTGGGCAGATAAGATGAGGAAGTGCCTCGTACTGCCTacagcagaaacagaaatttCCCTTCATGCTTGTGTTGACAGAGATAAGGAGCCGCAGCAAGACATACTATTCTTAGAGCTGCTCTTTAGAGGGTCTGCATCCTTTACCACCCGGGTGACATTGTGGCTAGCTGGGTGGGCGGAGTTTCACTCCATTTTAACTGGGCGATCAGCTGGGGTATCGGCCGGATGACCCACTTAGATTCAACAGCTTATTCAATGAGAAGACCCCTTTTAAACACATGGGTGGAACAAACCAATAAGAGTTGGTTTGCAGATAATCTTGGAAAATGTTCCAACTTTCTAAATGTTGTGTGGTCTTTATTTAAGTTCAATAGATAACTGCATTAAAATGATTCCTTAAACAAATTCTATCTATATTACGATTCTGTTCAGCTGCTCTAAGCAGTAACTAAAGTTATGTCCCAGTTTAACTCCTTTAAGCTTGTGACATACtcctcaagaacaagaactttgttttttttttcttgacgcTACAAGAACAAGTTAGTTTTGGTCTGGTTAACTCATACTCCACGAGAAACTTCATTCGTGGCAGGGTGGGGCTAAGCATGCAATGGTCTCCTCGTCTTTATTTACCatgtgttgcattcattttcatactttctcaccagcttgatcagctgttaattaaagcTATCCGTTCAACCTCAGAAACCATCAGAAATGCAGAAGTGACAACTTTCTGCTTCACGCTTTCCCGCTTTAACTttgcccacctcaaatgtctgaccaatcacatAATACTTCTCGGAGCCCCGCAAGAACAAAGTTCTGCTTGGCTGATGCATCGAGAACAAGCTGCAAACTGTCCCCAAACATTTCTgtgagaacaaaatgacgtcatttcGTACTtgtggcctcgagaacaagaaaatTCTTGCTTTTcacagtctgtaacagccttcaTACTGCATTGTCCTTATTTTTTAAGAGACCTCCAATGGACACTGTTGCACTTTGCAGAGTACAgcttaaaacaaatgcatgcaaaattattactttattattaactttgtcttatttttattttcaactttgCTCCTAAAGATCCAGGCCTCCTTTGTTTTGGTAAACCCTCTTTCCATTAGCAAAAAATCTTCCCGTACATTTAAGCAGCAAACTCCACCCCCGCTCTTCATCACTTCTCTCAAGTCATCACCCGACTGACTAAAAAGAAGCCGATCCACTGAGAAAACATGTGAATCTAAAGAATAATCATTCCAATGCAAACTGGAGGGGAAACAGTTTGCTTAAGCTCAGAGACACAGCTATTTAATGTCAGTCTAATTTTTCTCATCAAGCACATCACTATAGCACCTTTGTTAGTATCAGTTATGTATCAGCTCCTGGCCCTTTAAGGCCTCGATCTCCTGAAAGTCCTACTAGGCTCTGATTGGTCCAAAAAGCTGGCATCAGGTAGCCCTCTTCTTTTTATGGGGTACCAAACAAGCcattagccatgtattaagttAAAcacgcactacagaacttttgcagatttacTCAGTGACGTCCCCCTATCAATAGTTAATTAAGCATCTATCTTGCAACCTACCTGGACTGTgagctctccagccagtaaaagatcttgactcttgtcatatgtcttgctctgtccccctctttctttctttcttactctTTTcatctgataatgtcttcttgcatttctttgttgaatcagccatggtgccagtgtgtttatatgtgcTTGTTAAATGTGTTAAGGACTGCATCCTTAAAGCAAAAGTTAGGTGGGGTTTCTCAGCTTCAGGACACTGCTGGGCAGGTAATGTTTCACAGTGCGCCTTTAAAGTCTTAAGCCATGTCCACAGCTGCACACAAGTGTTATGACCAACCAACGCAGATTTTTCTAcacatttctacattttaaaagcagttttcagaaactgaaaactaacaTTCAGTAAAATGCGTTGACAGGTGTGAAGACTTTCAGTTAATCCttctatattttttatgtgtggaCAGGATAACTGGTGTTTTTAGCTCACAGAGTTCGAGTGAGCAcaaccatcagtgtgtgtggctTGTGTCGAAATACATTTTGAAAACTCTTTTGTTTACATAGCAATGGCAGACGTACCAAATATTCTGGTGGGCTAGATAGCCATCCTTTGGTTTGGCATGCTCATAACAGCATTTCAATCGTGTCCCTAAATTTTATGTAAATACTGCCCTGTAGATGgaattttttttaggaaaaatgtctcttgtATCTCATggagtatgtaacagccttaacagactgaaaaatggCTGCCCTGTTTACTACTGTGTGTATTGACTTGTTCACCAGTTTGCTACTCAACTAGAAATAGTAATTTCTATGTTTTTTCCATGCTGCATCTTTCTAGATATATTTACGGCCTCAGGTGGAGGTTATATCACACAGAAATTACTTTGCTGCTGCATCTCAACCAGGTTAATTCCGTTGCTAGAATTATAGGAGTTAAATTTAGTTTGcttcctctcttgtcttccctGTGCAGGTCTGTCTTGGTTTTACACAACAGCGCCAGCGTTGCACTCATCAACATGGTAATCCATCCCATATTCCTGTTTGTTATTACAAAGTATAGACCATAGCGGGATGAtcttcctaatttttttttaacattgtcagTAATGTATTCCTGGCttttttaaaggctgtttttagtCTAAAAAAAGCCAAATCCAAATTAAGCTCATGGAAGAGGCAGAATATCAGTTTAGTGTCTTTAAAGGAGGAATGTGACAAAGGTGGTCTTTGAACTTCTCATGCTGTGCACAAAAAGCTCAACAACACGCTGACATAAAGCTAACAAAACCCTTACATTGTCTAACAACCAAAAGTAATGTAGGATGTAAAACTTTTACTTCTTCAGTGTCAAAAAAGCTCCACAGTTGCTGAAATCATAAGTTAACACATCATGACCTACACTAACATAGGCTTCATTTGACCTTTTTAGAAAAACTTTGTAAgagaaattattcattttcatt
Protein-coding sequences here:
- the LOC121650774 gene encoding dynein light chain Tctex-type 3-like, producing MEEYNSGDDVLFNTDDSSVLVKECIEGVIGGTDYNQSKVNQWTASIVEHSLTHLVKQGRPFKYIVNCTIMQKSGAGLHTANSCYWDTATDGSCTVRWENRTMYCVVSVFAVAVAL
- the xk gene encoding membrane transport protein XK, giving the protein MRLPSSIFVSVSLFTAETTAALYLSSTYRSAGDQIWQGLTLLFTLVPSVLVQLTLTFIHRDLSRDRPLILLLHILQLGPIVRCLEAFCIYGSVGRVEEPYVSITRKKQMPRGGQSEEVERQVGQAEGKLFTHRAAFARTSVIQAFLGSAPQLTLQLYICILQQGISIGRGTLMVISLLSIVYGALRCNILAIKIKYDDYEVDIRPMAYLCIFLWRSFEIATRVVVLVLFSSVLQLWVLPVVFLNFLVFFLYPWILFWQSHSPFPENIEKTLTRVGTTIVLCLLTFLYAGINMFCWSAVQVKLNDPDLINKSQNWYRMAVYYMLRFVENASLLLLWYIYKTDFYKFICAPLLVLQLLVAYTMAIFFMLVFYQFCHPCRKLFSSSMTQGLWDCSSLLCLMCNSASPQNRPMRKAALEQSTCTDPANNQNQDTASDSTDGMPNDTTYDVLNDTINDIPNDEDVNTRGGLNGDVSHCNV